One part of the Vicia villosa cultivar HV-30 ecotype Madison, WI linkage group LG6, Vvil1.0, whole genome shotgun sequence genome encodes these proteins:
- the LOC131615166 gene encoding uncharacterized protein LOC131615166: MCITTTTITTITRRRWRIKDGEEVYGREACFELIELGDLLYDIVPYEQNPDDVIIWPFDKSKRYSVKSFYNILNLSIRGVELEEHRKMGLGFIWGATVPSKLKFFGWRLLLDRLPTRKLLRRRGIITTT, from the coding sequence ATGTGTATCACAACAACTACAATAACCACAATCACAAGGCGGCGATGGAGAATTAAGGATGGCGAAGAAGTATATGGGAGAGAAGCTTGTTTTGAACTGATAGAATTGGGTGATCTTTTGTATGACATAGTTCCTTATGAGCAAAATCCTGACGACGTGATCATTTGGCCATTTGACAAATCAAAAAGGTACAGTGTCAAATCCTTTTACAATATTCTGAATCTTTCTATTAGAGGAGTCGAGTTGGAAGAACATAGGAAGATGGGGCTGGGATTTATATGGGGGGCAACTGTCCCCTCTAAATTGAAATTCTTTGGCTGGAGGCTTTTGTTGGACAGGCTGCCTACAAGAAAGCTTCTCCGTAGGCGCGGTATTATTACAACAACATGA
- the LOC131610859 gene encoding protein PXR1, giving the protein MTKHDNQRNNNHDEKNKRMTMTKNKKRNISRLGGSGLSLDAFANAKSNNSQYNPSLIKKQRELYKNAKNVQKYKKMLKQQNQQIYPSVAQKYNENLNETEEDNKYKNERRKRKKHSAFSLEELYKKQHEEKEKERMEREAIFQEKKEQREKAEAHRKTLRQKMLKKTRKGQPVMKYRIEHLLETIQSSAKNAADN; this is encoded by the exons ATGACGAAACATGATAATCAACGAAACAATAATCACGATGAGAAGAATAAACGAATGACAATGACAAAGAATAAGAAGAGGAACATTTCGAGGTTGGGTGGAAGTGGACTCTCGCTTGATGCTTTCGCTAATGCCAAATCCAATAACAGTCAATACAATCCATCTCTCATCA agAAGCAGAGGGAGTTATACAAGAATGCTAAGAATGTGCAGAAGTATAAGAAGATGCTAAAGCAGCAAAACCAGCAGATTTATCCCTCGGTGGCCCAAAAATATAATGAG AATTTGAATGAAACCGAAGAGGACAACAAGTACAAGAATGagaggaggaagaggaagaagcatAGTGCTTTTAGTTTGGAAGAGTTATACAAGAAGCAGcatgaagaaaaagagaaagaaagaatggAGAGGGAAGCAATTTTCCAGGAAAAGAAAGAACAGCGAGAAAAAGCTGAAGCTCACAGAAAAACTTTACGACAAAAAATGCTTAAGAAAACACGAAAAGGACAACCTGTCATGAAATACAGAATCGAACATCTTTTGGAGACAATTCAAAGCTCAGCTAAAAATGCAGCCGACAACTAA
- the LOC131613000 gene encoding CASP-like protein 1E1 isoform X2, translating into MHFQPPHLSHSLIVPLSFSQLYYTYLCIYIYLIFCYTTKLKYLLLNSSRVLAYYNMGSQSKGSVDGVQSDVKFKATAKWKYMSASVFFLVTNAIGCSYAATTMVISTIARNSGNKTILLMITVLDLVVSALHFSANGAAAAVGVLGQKGNSHVQWMKVCNVFDAYCRHMTAALVLSIIGSSVFLLLVALSIFKLHYYRSY; encoded by the exons ATGCACTTCCAACCTCCCCACCTTTCTCATTCACTCATTGTTCCCCTTTCCTTCTCACAGTTATATTATACATATCTTTGTATCTATATATACTTGATCTTTTGTTACACAACaaaacttaaatatttattacttAACTCTTCAAGAGTACTTGCTTACTACAATATGGGAAGTCAATCTAAGGGGAGTGTGGATGGAGTTCAAAGTGATGTGAAG TTCAAAGCTACTGCTAAATGGAAATACATGTCTGCTAGTGT GTTTTTCTTGGTGACAAACGCTATAGGATGTTCATATGCAGCAACAACAATGGTGATTTCAACCATTGCAAGAAACAGTGGGAACAAGACAATACTGTTGATGATAACAGTACTAGATCTTGTTGTTTCTGCATTACACTTCTCAGCCAATGGAGCTGCTGCTGCAGTGGGAGTGTTAGGGCAGAAAGGAAACTCGCACGTGCAATGGATGAAAGTGTGTAATGTGTTTGATGCCTATTGTCGTCACATGACTGCTGCTTTGGTTCTCTCTATCATTGGTTCATCTGTGTTTCTTTTGCTTGTGGCTCTCTCTATTTTCAAACTTCATTATTATAGATCTTACTAG
- the LOC131613000 gene encoding CASP-like protein 1E1 isoform X1: MGSQSKGSVDGVQSDVKVVENMSTKKSGVYDLLLRVLCFLLTLTVTIIVAVDKETKVISYADLQFKATAKWKYMSASVFFLVTNAIGCSYAATTMVISTIARNSGNKTILLMITVLDLVVSALHFSANGAAAAVGVLGQKGNSHVQWMKVCNVFDAYCRHMTAALVLSIIGSSVFLLLVALSIFKLHYYRSY; encoded by the exons ATGGGAAGTCAATCTAAGGGGAGTGTGGATGGAGTTCAAAGTGATGTGAAGGTTGTAGAGAATATGTCAACTAAGAAGAGTGGTGTTTATGATTTGTTGCTTAGGGTTCTTTGTTTCTTGCTCACTCTCACTGTTACTATCATTGTTGCTGTTGATAAGGAAACTAAGGTTATTTCCTATGCTGATTTGCAGTTCAAAGCTACTGCTAAATGGAAATACATGTCTGCTAGTGT GTTTTTCTTGGTGACAAACGCTATAGGATGTTCATATGCAGCAACAACAATGGTGATTTCAACCATTGCAAGAAACAGTGGGAACAAGACAATACTGTTGATGATAACAGTACTAGATCTTGTTGTTTCTGCATTACACTTCTCAGCCAATGGAGCTGCTGCTGCAGTGGGAGTGTTAGGGCAGAAAGGAAACTCGCACGTGCAATGGATGAAAGTGTGTAATGTGTTTGATGCCTATTGTCGTCACATGACTGCTGCTTTGGTTCTCTCTATCATTGGTTCATCTGTGTTTCTTTTGCTTGTGGCTCTCTCTATTTTCAAACTTCATTATTATAGATCTTACTAG
- the LOC131610860 gene encoding protein TRANSPORT INHIBITOR RESPONSE 1 produces the protein MQKMTNRFPEEVLEYVFSFIQCDKDRNAISLVCKSWYEIERWCRRQIFVGNCYAVSPSTVTKRFPELRSISLKGKPHFADFNLVPEGWGGYVSPWIAAMACGLPLLEEIRLKRMVITDESLELIAKSFKNFKVLVLISCEGFTTDGLAAIASNCRNLKELNLQESELEDLSGHWLSQFPDSYTSLVSLNISCLNNEVNLSALERLLGRCPNLQTLRLNHAAPLDKLPNLLSRCPQLAELGTGVYSAEMRPDVFSNLVTAFAGCKQLKNLSGFWQVLPSYLPALNPVCTRLTSLNLSYAVIQSSDLIKLVGQCPNLLRFWVLDYIEDAGLDAVAASCKDLQELRVFPSDPFGLEPNIALTEQGLVSVSKGCPKLQSILYFCRQMSNAALNTIAQNRPNLTRFRLCILEPRTPDYLTLQPLDSGFGAIVEHCKDLRRLSLSGLLTDRVFEYIGTHAKKLEMLSVAFAGDSDLGLHYMLSGCDNLRKLEIRDCPFGDKALLANAAKLETMRSLWMSSCPVSYGACKLLGQQMPRLNVEVIDERGSPDSRPDSCPVEKLYIYRSTAGPRLDMPDFVWTMEDDSSVRLEQPSSV, from the exons ATGCAGAAAATGACGAACCGTTTCCCTGAGGAAGTTCTCGAGTACGTGTTCTCCTTCATTCAATGTGACAAAGACCGAAACGCTATCTCTTTAGTGTGTAAATCATGGTACGAGATCGAACGGTGGTGCAGGAGGCAGATTTTCGTCGGGAACTGCTATGCCGTGAGTCCTTCAACGGTGACGAAACGGTTTCCGGAGCTGAGATCCATTTCGTTGAAAGGGAAACCGCACTTTGCGGACTTCAATTTGGTGCCGGAAGGATGGGGAGGTTACGTTAGTCCGTGGATCGCGGCTATGGCGTGTGGTTTGCCGTTGCTGGAAGAGATTCGGCTCAAGAGGATGGTTATAACAGATGAGAGCTTGGAGCTTATTGCTAAGTCGTTTAAGAATTTTAAGGTTTTGGTGCTTATTTCGTGTGAGGGGTTTACGACGGATGGACTTGCTGCCATTGCTTCTAATTGCAG GAATTTGAAGGAATTGAACTTGCAGGAGAGTGAACTGGAGGACCTTAGTGGGCATTGGTTAAGCCAATTTCCTGATTCTTACACATCATTAGTGTCACTTAACATCTCTTGCTTGAACAATGAGGTGAATTTGTCCGCACTAGAGCGTCTGCTTGGTAGGTGTCCTAACCTCCAGACTCTTCGTCTCAATCATGCTGCGCCCCTTGATAAACTGCCGAACTTACTTAGCCGATGTCCTCAGCTGGCTGAGTTAGGCACAGGAGTTTACTCAGCTGAGATGCGTCCAGATGTCTTTTCAAACCTAGTAACCGCATTTGCTGGGTGTAAGCAATTGAAGAACTTGTCTGGTTTTTGGCAAGTTCTGCCATCCTACCTTCCGGCACTAAATCCTGTCTGCACTAGGCTAACATCACTAAACCTGAGTTATGCTGTCATTCAAAGCTCTGATCTTATCAAGCTTGTCGGTCAATGCCCCAATTTGTTGCGGTTTTGG GTGCTTGATTACATAGAAGATGCTGGTCTTGATGCCGTTGCTGCTTCATGCAAGGATCTACAAGAGTTGAGGGTGTTTCCTTCTGATCCATTTGGCTTAGAGCCAAATATTGCGTTGACAGAACAGGGTCTTGTCTCTGTATCTAAAGGCTGCCCAAAGCTCCAGTCCATTCTATATTTTTGTCGTCAAATGTCTAATGCTGCTCTAAATACTATTGCGCAGAATAGGCCTAATTTGACTCGCTTTCGCCTGTGTATTCTGGAGCCTCGAACTCCTGACTATCTTACCCTTCAACCACTGGATTCTGGTTTTGGAGCTATTGTAGAACATTGTAAGGATCTTCGGCGTCTTTCCCTTTCTGGCCTTCTTACTGATCGTGTTTTTGAGTATATTGGAACTCACGCGAAGAAGCTGGAGATGCTATCTGTTGCCTTTGCTGGAGATAGCGATTTGGGTCTCCATTATATGCTGTCTGGGTGCGATAATCTTAGGAAGCTAGAGATCAGGGACTGCCCCTTTGGTGACAAGGCTCTCTTGGCCAATGCGGCAAAACTCGAGACAATGCGATCCCTTTGGATGTCCTCTTGCCCAGTGAGTTATGGAGCATGTAAGCTACTGGGACAGCAAATGCCCAGACTTAATGTTGAAGTCATTGATGAAAGAGGATCTCCAGATTCAAGGCCAGATAGTTGTCCTGTGGAGAAGCTTTATATATACAGGAGTACTGCCGGGCCAAGGTTGGACATGCCTGATTTTGTCTGGACAATGGAGGATGATTCCTCCGTACGACTCGAGCAACCTAGCAGTGTATAG